DNA sequence from the Cucurbita pepo subsp. pepo cultivar mu-cu-16 chromosome LG06, ASM280686v2, whole genome shotgun sequence genome:
TACATAGGATCTGGCAAAGTTGCAGAAATCAAGAGTGCAATTCATGCATTAGGTATAGAGACTGTCATATTTGATGATGAGCTTTCAGCTGGGtaagtttgtttgtttttttttttttaattattttattttatttaaatgattcTGTTAATGGATGTTATCATTTCTCATGAGTGAGGAAACAGTGCATCATtgacattaattttattttatcatagTTTCTTTTCCAATAAGTTTCCTTAAAAGTAGTCTCTGTAGCCAgttcatttcttgtttgaGTTGTGATTAGAGGTTGCTATTTTGCTAATTGTTTGGAGGCTTCGCACTGTTTTCTGTTACACTATCATCTTGTTCAAGAGAAGCGAACCTTTTTTCCTTGTCATAGAACTTATAGTCTCTTCTCTTAGGCAACTGAGAAACTTGGAAAAATCATTTGGTGGAGATGTTAGAGTTTGTGATCGTACTGCCCTAATCCTGGATATCTTCAATCAGAGAGCAGCAACTCATGAGGCATCTCTACAGGCAATGTTCATGCActtttgaatgatttttgtttagttATCTTCAATTGatgtcttcttttttctcattgTGGGGAGGGGGGAGGGGGGGGGGAGGTTGCAACGTATTTTTAACATTCTTATATTCTGAGGGATTTAGTTTATACAGAAGAATCTTTTTGTTAAATCATGTAAACTTTCTCTTTAGGTGGCATTGGCACAAATGGAATACCAGTTACCACGACTTACAAAGATGTGGACTCACCTTGAGCGTCAAGCAGGAGGGCAGGTGAAAGGTATGGGTGAGAAGCAAATTGAAGTGGATAAGCGTATCTTACGAACGCAAGTAAGCGATCTTTCTTACTGAATCTTTGTATAATAAGTATTTGCTTCtgctattttcatttttatcacATCAAGAATCTTACTTGAGAGTCAAGGCTGAAAAGGGAACTGATAGGCTTCAATCAACAATTTCATTTATCAGCACTGTACAGCTGAGGGAAGTTTCGAGAGCTTTTCACCTCTCCTGCCTCTCTCAAGAGAAGGTCCAGAAAATTACAACTATAAGCCTACAAAACAACGCTCCCCTCTAGACCTTCACCCCCAAGGGTCCTCATGTAACTAGCAAAACCTATGGGGCCCCACATAAACACATAACTGGCCCCCTCAAATGATTCCCCCTTCATACACTTTAGTAATTTGGAGCCTATGGGGAAAACAGATGGACGACACCCACTTTTTTTAGATTCCTAATTTCGCAATATTTAGAGTTTTCCGTTTCTAGTctataattcttaaattttcaccAAGGGCATATATATGTTCCAGCCAACTTTCTTGTGCTAAGGATATCTGGTTATGTATGATATGCTACGTTCAATAGGCTATTCTTTGGCTTGTTTGTTGAAAATAAGTTTGAATGTAAATACACATCACTGCTAGATTGGTGTTCTCCGGAAGGAATTAGAGTCTGTTAGGATGCATCGAAAACAGTACAGAAGCCGGCGCTTTTCTGTACCTGTCCCGGTAGTTTCTTTGGTAAGTGAATTCACATGAACATGAACTTTCTttacttccaaattttgtgcAAGTGAAGGTAGCTCTTGCTGCCAACATTTTAGAGGTCTTGGATGATGATGTTTTAGGTTGGATATACAAATGCTGGAAAGAGTACGCTCTTGAATCAGTTGACTGGAGCTGAAGTCCTTGCAGAGGATCGATTGTTTGCAACCCTTGATCCAACTACAAGAAGGGTTCAGGTAATTTCAGCTAGACTTAATCTTGCAGCGTTATCATGTTCATGTGTCCCTGTTGGTAGAGCAATGCTGTTAGTGGGGGGGGGGGGGNNNNNNNNNNNNNNNNNNNNNNNNNNNNNNNNNNNNNNNNNNNNNNNNNNNNNNNNNNNNNNNNNNNNNNNNNNNNNNNNNNNNNNNNNNNNNNNNNNNNNNNNNNNNNNNNNNNNNNNNNNNNNNNNNNNNNNNNNNNNNNNNNNNNNNNNNNNNNNNNNNNNNNNNNNNNNNNNNGGGGGGGGGGGGCGGTGTTAGCTGCTATTGAAGTTTGAAGAGATATGCGATACAAGTGTTGTAGTTTGCTGTGGTAGTTTGAGTGCCACTCTGTAAATGATTTGATTGATTGCCATTTTTTTGGTGATAAGAAATATTGCATTTACCTAGGAAGTTTATGCAAGGGATGATTAGGCATTCTCCCAACATAAACACTAAAGCGAAGGAGAGTAGGGAACTATTTTCCGAAAGCCACCCATCATCTACATTGAAATATATTCGATCTTACATAACTATATCCTTGTTTTTTTCCTGTCCTCTTAATCAGGCAGCAGAATTCTCTACATTGAAACagaactattttttaatttattttgttaactTAAGATGCTTGTTTCACACTCTCCAGATGAAGAATGGGAACGAGTTTCTACTCACTGATACTGTTGGTTTCATCCAAAAGCTACCAACTATGCTGGTGAGATTTGCAGCCACACGATAAGCATCATATAGTCACACCTCATCTGTCATATCATTCTGAATCTTCTGGTAGTTTATTATTATCCTTGGTTAAGTCGTACAGGTTGCTGCATTCAGAGCAACACTAGAGGAGATATCAGAATCATCATTGCTGGTTCACGTGGTGGACATCAGGTGATTGGTTAATCTATTGATGCTTCTGATTACCCTAACCTATTTTCTGattcaatattttatcaattCCAGCCATCCGCTGGCTGAGCAACAGATAGAAGCTGTGGATAAAGTTCTTTCAGAATTGGATGTGTCATCAATTCCGAAGTTGATGGTTTGGAACAAGGTAAACGGGAAAAAGTTCTTACGGTAATACAACGTTTCACCAACAATGGGAAAAAGTTAGATACTTATCTTAGCTTATAATAGATGTCTTTGCCCTTTTGTCATTGACCTAGCTTGTATTGGTCTGCTTTACTGGAATCTCTTTATTCTTCAGAGAGTAGATGGTACAACAAACAGGAGTTCTTCGTTTTTATGGCACTCTTTCATATGTTCTACTAAAAATGGATTTTCAAATGGGCTTCTGTTTTTCTCGTAGCTCAATTGTGTAGCTATTTTTAGTCTTGTTGTGAAATATTTGGCTTGAGAGAAAGATGGGGATCATTGGAGGACAATAGAAGTCTTGGGGGGATGTTTGGTCTTTAGCAAGGTCGAATACCCCTCTTTGGTGTTGGTGTCTAAAGAGTTTTGTATTTAtccttcttttcttattattattattaatttgtattGCCAATTGTATATCCCTTCATTTGCTGTTTTGAAGTTTGGTTTATAactttgaagaaaaatctGTAGCTTCTGTGAGGGATCCTTATTGGTAATTCTATTGACGAATTCTTCCTTCTCAAATTCCAATATGCATCGCTGACTTCAAAATTTCCAACGGCAGGTTGACAAGGTTAGTGATCCTCAACATATTAGACTGGAAGCAGAGAAGAGAGGAGACGTTGTTTGTGTATCTGCCCTGAGTGGTGATGGCTTGGACGAATTCTGTAATGCAGTTCAGGGAAAATTGAAGGTGTATTAACTTTGCATTCTTGAAAAAAGTAGTTTTTCTCTATTCTTTGTTAGCAGCAGAGATGAAGACAAGATCACGAATGATTGTTTTGAATGGGCAGGACTCGATGGTTTGGGTAGAAGCCTTGATCCCATTTGATCGAGGTGAGCTCCTGAGCACTGTGCATCAGGTTGGAGTGGTAGAGAAAACTGTAAGTAAACATTGGATCCTTTtcgattttcattttgttttcttattatacacatttttggttatttttaaataccttGAGAGTGCATTTGGTTGATGCTTTTTGTCGGTATAATTCAAAAAAACGCCATATTTACTCCCAATATAAAAACTGACCGGAAATCCACCATCGATGTGCATTACTCCTAGCTGTCTTGACTTTCTATTATTACACTAATAGACTGCTCTAAACaaaatagtaaatattttctggcaaaagatgaaaaatagtGATGTATGATGACCCCACCTTCGGATTTATTTTGATCTCTTTGTTGGGCGCATGGCCACCACTTTTTTGCATCTTGAGTAACTTCCATTGTCTTCTTATGCTGGCAGGAATACACGGAGAACGGAACACTGGTCCAGGCATACGTTCCCCTCAGGTTCTCAAGGCTGCTTACACCAATGAGACAGCTATGTATATCCTGACCTCAGCTTGCcatattttatcatttctaCTTCTACTATCTATTTTTATTCAGTTTCCCatggaaaaatatatatctgaTGCTTTGTTCAGACGACACGGAAAGCAACTCCTGTTTGCTCTAATCGTGTAAAAACATGGATCCCCTACCATGAGATTGTAAATATTAGATGTCCtaaattgttaatattttgatgTGTGAAGAAGTTCAATGGGCGTGGAATGCCTTCTTCTGCTATTTGCCTTTCTGAACTCACCCGACGACGTAATTGGTATTCGAGCAAGAGTAGTAGTACTAAACCAGAGGGTATTTCGTTCATTTACTAAAAGGAAACTCTAGAGACCATCTTGAGCTTGAACCTGTACCGAGGCGGTAAATTTTGTTAGGAAACAGATTCTAAATAGCGAGGCCAAGCAAGCAGTGGCCATAGTTCTATACCAGATGAGAGGCCAAGCCAAATGGGATTGTGGAAAGAAACAGCCATACACTAAAAATTATTGGTTATTGGGTTTgagtttttattcttttttggttGGTACATATCTTTGGGCGACGCATCATTATCAGGAGTCGTATGCCTGAAGCCATTGGTTCAATAATCGATTGGGTCGGTGATCTGCCGTACGCAGGACCCGAATCTGCACCTTACTTGGGAACATTTATGTATAGAGACCTTCTGGGGATTGGGtaaaattttggattcagtGAATATTGAAGTCACTGTATAGCTCAGCATATCTCATCCATAAATGGGGGATTAATGCACGTTAGCTCACCGCGAACACATCGCTGAGCGCCCATCATCGATGCCTGATCATTTGCATTTTGGCCCTCTAGTTTCAACTTTCTGCTTCTCTTTACTCATCACTTAAAACTAGGCCCATctttatcttattattttagtcCTTTTATAGTTTTATAAACAATGGTTGTAAGAAGAGCATTTACGAATAAAGTGGCTTGCCGAAATACATTTAAGTTTCAATCTATCGTCTTTTATCTTAAACaaggaaatataaaataatcatatttttcttgCGACAATGAAAAGTAgatgaa
Encoded proteins:
- the LOC111796964 gene encoding uncharacterized protein LOC111796964 isoform X2, which codes for MISRLASPNPRTYIGSGKVAEIKSAIHALGIETVIFDDELSAGQLRNLEKSFGGDVRVCDRTALILDIFNQRAATHEASLQVALAQMEYQLPRLTKMWTHLERQAGGQVKGMGEKQIEVDKRILRTQIGVLRKELESVRMHRKQYRSRRFSVPVPVVSLVGYTNAGKSTLLNQLTGAEVLAEDRLFATLDPTTRRVQMKNGNEFLLTDTVGFIQKLPTMLVAAFRATLEEISESSLLVHVVDISHPLAEQQIEAVDKVLSELDVSSIPKLMVWNKVDKVSDPQHIRLEAEKRGDVVCVSALSGDGLDEFCNAVQGKLKDSMVWVEALIPFDRGELLSTVHQVGVVEKTEYTENGTLVQAYVPLRFSRLLTPMRQLCIS
- the LOC111796964 gene encoding uncharacterized protein LOC111796964 isoform X1 is translated as MTSASLVSFFPRPSIPEQCSSCTSSNQNRALFPFASRKDSRNSIRTLCSTFQQEPLVVSSDNLPFHGSFVKPIQEVEGTKDTDELIHGVSSSEPEPKSQLSSRVKKKAQEDGDSLESRFKLRNGREIFEEQAYLVGLERKGDVGQLFSIDESLKELAQLADTAGLKVVGSTYQKLASPNPRTYIGSGKVAEIKSAIHALGIETVIFDDELSAGQLRNLEKSFGGDVRVCDRTALILDIFNQRAATHEASLQVALAQMEYQLPRLTKMWTHLERQAGGQVKGMGEKQIEVDKRILRTQIGVLRKELESVRMHRKQYRSRRFSVPVPVVSLVGYTNAGKSTLLNQLTGAEVLAEDRLFATLDPTTRRVQMKNGNEFLLTDTVGFIQKLPTMLVAAFRATLEEISESSLLVHVVDISHPLAEQQIEAVDKVLSELDVSSIPKLMVWNKVDKVSDPQHIRLEAEKRGDVVCVSALSGDGLDEFCNAVQGKLKDSMVWVEALIPFDRGELLSTVHQVGVVEKTEYTENGTLVQAYVPLRFSRLLTPMRQLCIS